The following are from one region of the Nicotiana tomentosiformis chromosome 7, ASM39032v3, whole genome shotgun sequence genome:
- the LOC104085924 gene encoding probable serine/threonine-protein kinase PBL11, which yields MGICLSNQIKAETTFYTGTGIGSRNVSGDGTETSNSYSKRSSGSVPPTPRSEGEILQSSNLRSFTFNELRAATRNFRPDSVVGEGGFGSVFKGWVDDQTLVASKPGAGIVIAVKKLNQEGLQGHREWLAEINYLGQLRHPNLVKLVGYSLEDDHRLLVYEFMPKGSMENHLFRRGSYFQPLSWSLRMKIALGAARGLAFLHNAETSVIYRDFKTSNILLDSNYNAKLSDFGLARDGPTGDKSHVSTRVMGTYGYAAPEYLSTGHLTAKSDVYSFGVVLLEILSGKKAIDKNRPTGEHSLVGWSRPYLTSKRRVFRVLDSRLEGQYSLTRALKVANLALQCLAMDPKSRPTMDEVVTALEQLQESKDTAKNDTNKDQQLNRLISSQSSSEFNRSCRSSSEETPRAANYPRPSASLHSI from the exons ATGGGGATTTGTTTGAGCAACCAAATCAAAGCTGAGACTACATTTTATACTGGTACAG GGATTGGTTCGAGAAATGTCAGTGGAGATGGTACTGAGACTAGTAATTCGTATAGCAAAAGGTCATCAGGGTCCGTACCCCCCACTCCCCGTAGTGAGGGTGAGATCTTGCAGTCATCCAACTTGAGGAGTTTTACTTTCAATGAACTTCGGGCAGCCACTAGAAACTTCCGTCCTGACAGTGTAGTGGGAGAAGGAGGTTTTGGTTCTGTTTTCAAGGGGTGGGTTGATGACCAAACTCTCGTAGCATCAAAGCCCGGTGCTGGCATTGTGATAGCTGTGAAGAAGTTAAACCAAGAAGGTTTGCAGGGGCACCGGGAATGGCTG GCTGAGATAAATTATCTTGGTCAACTACGTCATCCAAATCTTGTAAAATTGGTTGGTTATTCCTTAGAAGATGATCACAGGCTTCTAGTCTATGAGTTCATGCCTAAGGGTAGCATGGAGAATCATCTATTTAGGA GAGGTTCATACTTTCAGCCACTTTCTTGGAGCCTCCGTATGAAAATAGCCCTTGGTGCCGCGAGGGGCCTTGCATTTCTTCACAATGCAGAAACAAGTGTTATATACAGGGACTTCAAGACTTCTAATATCTTGCTTGACTCG AACTACAATGCCAAGCTTTCTGATTTTGGATTGGCTAGGGATGGTCCAACTGGCGACAAAAGCCATGTCTCTACGAGGGTAATGGGAACGTATGGATATGCTGCTCCAGAGTATCTATCTACAG GTCATCTTACTGCCAAGAGTGATGTATACAGCTTCGGAGTCGTTCTCTTGGAAATTCTGTCAGGTAAGAAAGCAATAGACAAGAATAGACCAACAGGGGAACACAGTCTTGTTGGGTGGTCAAGACCTTATTTGACAAGCAAACGTAGAGTTTTCCGTGTTCTAGATTCCCGGCTTGAAGGACAATATTCGCTCACTCGTGCCCTTAAGGTAGCGAACCTTGCTCTTCAATGCCTAGCCATGGACCCCAAGTCAAGACCAACAATGGACGAGGTGGTAACAGCTCTAGAGCAGCTTCAGGAATCCAAAGATACAGCGAAAAATGATACTAACAAGGATCAGCAGTTAAATCGGCTTATTAGCAGTCAATCAAGTAGTGAATTCAACAGGTCATGCAGAAGCAGTTCAGAAGAGACTCCCCGTGCAGCAAATTATCCTCGACCTTCAGCTTCGCTTCATTCTATCTAA